The Primulina huaijiensis isolate GDHJ02 chromosome 18, ASM1229523v2, whole genome shotgun sequence DNA window CCGTCATAAAGTTACATATTAATGGAGATGGAATCATGTGTAGTAGTTGAACTAGGGAATTTGTTACTTTTCTTGGACCATTGCCAAATCTTGGAAACAGAAAAGCTTTCACCTTTAGTCCCACAAGTAATTTTCTTGCCACCACCAGTAGCAGTAGCATCTCCATGAGCTGTGAAATTGCCACTATGCCCCACTCTCCATTTCACAAGCCTCACATCACTACTACCCTCAGCACCATGTTCCCTTTGAGACAAGGCCACTTGCAGCTCTGAATCAGCCACCACATATTGAAATGAACCCATTGAAAAACACCTCCTACCATCCAAATTGCTATTGCTAGTCTCCCCAACTTCACTTTCCTTAATCCTATTGTCACTAATTGCACTCTTCAATTTCCCAAGTCTAACTGAAAAAACTCTCTTTTCACTTATAGCAGCATTAGTGTCATCTTCTTTATCTTTTAACAAGCTAGGAACCCCTACTAAACTCGCATATCTCGAGCTTCCGCACTCGATTTCCTTCGAATCATCGCAATAGAACATGGGGTTTTCAAAAGCATATCCAGGTGTCAAGATCACACCTCTGCAAAGTGGACAAGTTGAATTTGAGAGCAACCATGTGTCTATACAATCGAGGTGGAAAGCATGACTGCAAGATGGGAGTAACCTCAACTTGTCTTGCTCTGAGAATTCACACAAACAAACAGCACAATCAAAGTGTTCCTTTAAGCCCATTATGTCCTTGTACAAAAACACTGGAAGCAAATCAATGTAGGCTTGATCTAGACCAGAATCATGCAAGTGAAAAAGGTGCTGCAATTGCCTTTGAAAAGCTCCAGAAGTGGAGATTTCTGGGTAATTCGTGAGATTTGAAGATCTTTGCTTGAGGAGGAACTTTACGAGTAAATGGAGAAGAGCTAGAATGAAGAATACAACAGCTAGGACTACAATGATGAAGAGGATTATCGGGCTCACTTTACTCCCAAATGCTGATTGAATCCAAGACATTTTACTACGAGTAAAGAAACATCTGAAATCTGAATCAAACCCTTTAAAATTTCCAAGAACTGCCTCTATCGGAAACTTAAATAAAGCAATACTTACCCATTATCAAGAAACAGAGGAAACCCAAATCTTAACCCGATTTTGTGACGCTGACAGATCCAAATGTCGGTTTGGAATGAAACTCGGTGCTAAAAATTGCTGACCCACCAAGGATTTTTTGCGTATGTTCCAAGAAAGTTGCAGACTTGCCTCACTCTTCTCAGTTTCTGCTGTTTTTTGAAACTCAGTTTTAGAATTCCTGGAAGAGCCGGCCTTCGAAATACTCAAAAATTGCTAGAAAATGGGAGGAAGAAGAGGATTTAAGTGCGTGGCAGTAGCACTTCAGGCCAGAGAGGGAGGGGACAACAAGAATGTGCACTCAAGCTGCCATTTTTATGGCCTCACAGCaaacaaaaacaatatttaaatttaaaggcACAAAATGTAACTAAAAAACAGGGTGAGGTTCGGGTGATGAGTTGcaatcatatttattatttggaaaaatgttatagagtaggtctcttgtgagacggtctcacgaatctttttCTGTGTgatgggtcaatcctaccgatattcataataaaaaataatactcttagcataaaaaataatattttttcatggatgacccaaataagagattcgtctcacaaaatatgacccgtgagaccgtctcacacaagtttttgtcaatgttataatataaaatttaggaattatttttaaaaaattgatttttttatacaaacatttcaatatatacaaGCATTTCATATTTCTAAgacggcaaaaacttgtgtgagatggtctcacgggtcgtattttgtgagacgtatatcttatttgggtcatccatgaaaaagtattaacggcctcacgggttgtattttgtgagacgtatatcttatttgggtcatccatgaaaaagtattactttttatgctaagagtatctcttatttgggtcatccatgaaaaatattactttttatgctaagagtattactttttattgtgaatatcggtaggattgactcgtctcacagataaagattcgtgagaccgtctcacaaaatacctaCTCTTCCAATACATGACctgatatatttataaatatatactaAGATAGACACTACCAAATAATCTCAATTGTAACCCTTCCAGAAATAtatttgtaaggtccaaaatacgataacgtaatccaactgcatacaaatctaagaaaatgaaaaatacttaattaaatcATCTAATTGCATTATTTATATGTGGTGGGCATGCTTGCATGTTTAGAATGTGGCTGTCTATTAGAAtgtataaaactattttttcaAGGGTTATTCAAGATGCGaccgagaaacggagaccggggactgtaaagaaaaatatttttattaaatgattatttttaattatttaatatatggtatatttaatgtgtgattttcgaaaatggtgtcTTTTGAGGTCTTTGTACatgtcgagtcgtattttaaaccgacaatcgatttttgaagaaaacgaggactttttggaggctcggttaatattttcgaaaactttcctaaacgagATATTTTTCATACATTATAATGGGCCTAATTGGCCTATTATACTAAGGTTATTGGGCCTAGCTTTCTaccaaattatttatatatatcaaaagaTGGAGTTTCTAAACCACAAAACACTTTCATATCACACAAGAAAAACTAGGGTTTCCCCTTAGCAACACGCGGCCACGAACACACCCACGTTTTTGAAGCAATTCACATCCGTTTTTGAAGGAAGAAAACACAGCAAATATTCCCCGTCTCTCCACCAACGTTattcacgtctaaaattgtttattcgtgcgtaaatCACACAAAGGCAAGCCGTATTCCTTTATTTTTTCTCATCGTgcataccatattatgtgtgaatATGTGTTCTTGCACGAAAAGTCTAAAAGTATCATAATATTTCGTTTTAAGGGTTTGCACTTCAAAGAATTTGAATTCTCTTGCATAACTTGATGTTTCTTGATAGCATGAGGGGGCTGCTAGGTTAGGGACAATATGGGCATGATTTAGGGACTGTTTAGGAGGCTTAGATGGGGCTGTACAGGAAGAAAAAGGGGCTACATGATTTTTGGGGCCAAGAGAGCTAGGGCACAACTTTGGGAAGGAATGAGGAAGGGGGGCGGCGCGGGCTGCTTTCCTGGAAAGGGTCTGGGCTCGTGAATGCCTTAGACACAAGCCATGGTGGTACATGGATGGCTGGATGGTCCAGGAATGGGAGGCGCACGGCTAGGAACCAATCTAGCCATGCGCATGAGGGATCCGAGTGAAGGAGAGGAAGCTTGGTTGAGGTTAGGGTTTGGTTGAAGAAGTGCATAAATTTTCAGTAGGTCTCTAAGCGTTTTCGAGGGTTTTAAATGACTTGAATTGGGTTGGAAAAAAGTTGGTTAGGTGTGAATAAGCTATAGTTAAAGTTTGGAAatgtttggttaagtttcaggTTAATTCGGGTTTAAACCGGGACTTCGGTTCAAGTTCTAAAACGAATTTCGAATTTAGTTAAGGGGCttaagtttacatctaagaaacgTTTATGGGTgcattttaaggtgttatggtaagtttggatggattcgggtcgtcgttttaagttTCAAGGGTAAAATGGGCAAGTTAGggttcaggggtaaaatggtcatttcacACCTGAACTAcgttagcagtcctggcagtgtcctgaatgcagTAACGAAAGTtaaaatgtatattttgaaaggttatggaattttctaataaaaattgtataattttaaagaataagttgcatgcttggtttcaagaaaatgttatatacatgaatttttataagtgatgaatatgataaaatgttttgaaggaggtgatttgattgtgactaatacgaacacgaacacgaatacgaatacaaaATGACACggtgacatgtaaggccaaggttcagttgacgggtgagagtgtcgctgatgtctccgcTGCATGGTACCATGGTAATACATAAGATTGATCAGTTGACAAACAGttgatacaaaagtcacaattaatgatataaattcatttaaggggAAAacttatatgtatatgatgacagaaaatgaatatgtttatgtataTGAAAGATCATGAAAGTTATGTTAATTTCAGTACttttcactattatatgtggATGTAtacatattacttgttattatggTTAAGGCTTCATGAGTCAATAGACTTACTAgttgtgaatgatgcaggtgaggattttGATGTTGAGACATGAGGGTCGAATGTTATATATATNcatgaaaaagtattaacggcctcacgggttgtattttgtgagacgtatatcttatttgggtcatccatgaaaaagtattactttttatgctaagagtatctcttatttgggtcatccatgaaaaatattactttttatgctaagagtattactttttattgtgaatatcggtaggattgactcgtctcacagataaagattcgtgagaccgtctcacaaaatacctaCTCTTCCAATACATGACctgatatatttataaatatatactaAGATAGACACTACCAAATAATCTCAATTGTAACCCTTCCAGAAATAtatttgtaaggtccaaaatacgataacgtaatccaactgcatacaaatctaagaaaatgaaaaatacttaattaaatcATCTAATTGCATTATTTATATGTGGTGGGCATGCTTGCATGTTTAGAATGTGGCTGTCTATTAGAAtgtataaaactattttttcaAGGGTTATTCAAGATGCGaccgagaaacggagaccggggactgtaaagaaaaatatttttattaaatgattatttttaattatttaatatatggtatatttaatgtgtgattttcgaaaatggtgtcTTTTGAGGTCTTTGTACatgtcgagtcgtattttaaaccgacaatcgatttttgaagaaaacgaggactttttggaggctcggttaatattttcgaaaactttcctaaacgagATATTTTTCATACATTATAATGGGCCTAATTGGCCTATTATACTAAGGTTATTGGGCCTAGCTTTCTaccaaattatttatatatatcaaaagaTGGAGTTTCTAAACCACAAAACACTTTCATATCACACAAGAAAAACTAGGGTTTCCCCTTAGCAACACGCGGCCACGAACACACCCACGTTTTTGAAGCAATTCACATCCGTTTTTGAAGGAAGAAAACACAGCAAATATTCCCCGTCTCTCCACCAACGTTattcacgtctaaaattgtttattcgtgcgtaaatCACACAAAGGCAAGCCGTATTCCTTTATTTTTTCTCATCGTgcataccatattatgtgtgaatATGTGTTCTTGCACGAAAAGTCTAAAAGTATCATAATATTTCGTTTTAAGGGTTTGCACTTCAAAGAATTTGAATTCTCTTGCATAACTTGATGTTTCTTGATAGCATGAGGGGGCTGCTAGGTTAGGGACAATATGGGCATGATTTAGGGACTGTTTAGGAGGCTTAGATGGGGCTGTACAGGAAGAAAAAGGGGCTACATGATTTTTGGGGCCAAGAGAGCTAGGGCACAACTTTGGGAAGGAATGAGGAAGGGGGGCGGCGCGGGCTGCTTTCCTGGAAAGGGTCTGGGCTCGTGAATGCCTTAGACACAAGCCATGGTGGTACATGGATGGCTGGATGGTCCAGGAATGGGAGGCGCACGGCTAGGAACCAATCTAGCCATGCGCATGAGGGATCCGAGTGAAGGAGAGGAAGCTTGGTTGAGGTTAGGGTTTGGTTGAAGAAGTGCATAAATTTTCAGTAGGTCTCTAAGCGTTTTCGAGGGTTTTAAATGACTTGAATTGGGTTGGAAAAAAGTTGGTTAGGTGTGAATAAGCTATAGTTAAAGTTTGGAAatgtttggttaagtttcaggTTAATTCGGGTTTAAACCGGGACTTCGGTTCAAGTTCTAAAACGAATTTCGAATTTAGTTAAGGGGCttaagtttacatctaagaaacgTTTATGGGTgcattttaaggtgttatggtaagtttggatggattcgggtcgtcgttttaagttTCAAGGGTAAAATGGGCAAGTTAGggttcaggggtaaaatggtcatttcacACCTGAACTAcgttagcagtcctggcagtgtcctgaatgcagTAACGAAAGTtaaaatgtatattttgaaaggttatggaattttctaataaaaattgtataattttaaagaataagttgcatgcttggtttcaagaaaatgttatatacatgaatttttataagtgatgaatatgataaaatgttttgaaggaggtgatttgattgtgactaatacgaacacgaacacgaatacgaatacaaaATGACACggtgacatgtaaggccaaggttcagttgacgggtgagagtgtcgctgatgtctccgcTGCATGGTACCATGGTAATACATAAGATTGATCAGTTGACAAACAGttgatacaaaagtcacaattaatgatataaattcatttaaggggAAAacttatatgtatatgatgacagaaaatgaatatgtttatgtataTGAAAGATCATGAAAGTTATGTTAATTTCAGTACttttcactattatatgtggATGTAtacatattacttgttattatggTTAAGGCTTCATGAGTCAATAGACTTACTAgttgtgaatgatgcaggtgaggattttGATGTTGAGACATGAGGGTCGAATGTTATATATATNCAATAAAACAACCACAACCAAAGTTTGCAAAagcacttgtttaaacatcgtaaacaatatcatgaaatcagagtatttgaaacagcattcataaaattcttaaaacatgggcggtcatcgggtttagcctcctgcgcagtccaagccagctcattGGTTCCCACCCTTCGTCTCCTCATGCTCATCCTCAGCTGCATCggtcaagtctagtgagtctaaagactcaacacgtataaactgggcaTAACAattaatacgtaataaaactacaagcatctttaaagtagagcATACATAATTGAATCTTGAATGtaaaaacataaacatagacgtgctatcttcataaaacttttcataaacatgcttgcatcatacatacttgaacatacataaatttcatcattttgcgtagaaatatgtttcaaagcaggtgactcatacataattgtgcctgatcagactaaaccacagtactgggctggcaagGAAAATCCACTACCACGTACATGAGATCCCCAGTCATACTTTActaggtggattggtccctggccATGCTTTACCGCATTCCAATCCttatctaaacccggtcataatttaccggggtggagaggtcaccGGCCACGTTCactgacttccaaacccgttcatagttggtcacaagacatttagcatacctcaaaaataaaatattttcttttgcacctcgaacatacttacatagtgttgagggattcgttggatctcgcttggggccactactgcacatactaaagcgatttcaagcacttaatttccataacttagacgtaatagTCATGCTCATCACCCGAAATGACAATttacttatgacgttctaaatagctcgagacttgacctcgttcaagcctcgtactaaaccatgacatcgaaccccaAAAACAATCCCTACATGAAGAGTGAACATTTTCCCAAACATTGAAGACATGGACCTAAAAATAGTGGTTTAAAAAGTCATGGACAAGCGTCTAGACGTTAGGctctagcgccgcggcgctagcaAGGCCGTAGGCCTAGCGCTGCGGCGCCACAAGGGCAGCGCCACGTTGCTAGACTTGCGCAGACGGCAGAActggcgctgcggcgctcccTGGTGAGCGCTGCGACGTTAATCCTGCGCACAACCAACCAAAATAACGCATTTTGATGCAATTTTAAAAGTTACGCTCAAACGACTCGAACCGATGCAACGAGATTCAACTTAGGACGCTACGGCAATGTTCCAAACTCACATAATGCCCCAATACAACGACGCACCACAAACAATGCAACACAAACCGTGAACACGACCTTTTGACACCAAAGcttttcctacgacttctaatgcaaccaagtgcctatcgacacgaaacgaagcACCAAAAATCGAACCCACTTCATACTTAATATACctaaacgcagcagcgatcacccatcagtcctcaacgaagcctgcaacaataaacttcaagaacacgtcaagaacgcattttcatTAAATCACAGTTTGAGCAATCCCATGAAAGCAATCATAACtaactcgtttcttgtccaaaaattacgaatttactNNNNNNNNNNNNNNNNNNNNNNNNNNNNNNNNNNNNNNNNNNNNNNNNNNNNNNNNNNNNNNNNNNNNNNNNNNNNNNNNNNNNNNNNNNNNNNNNNNNNtatcttactatttcatttttctcatttcactttcgaataaaaacctaTTTGTATctaacaggttttacaccttcaggtgtaaggactataggtccaaaaacattacgtttatttagcgaatccaattcaacctggatggcatctttccattttatccaatcctgccgatttttacactcaccaaaagattttggttcatgatcgtcattatcatttatgatgtcgattgccacattataagaaaatatatcatcaatttcttctatatttttttggttccatattttttcagTATTAGTATAATttatagagatttcatgattctcgtcagtttgttgttctgacagaacattttcatcatcatgtgtttcttctggaacatcattctttattttgtgatcatcatgtgtttcttcatgaacatcattctttattttgtgatcatcatgtgtttcttcaggaacatcattctttattttgtgatcatcgtgtttctctatgaaatttttttttctaggatttttatctttggaaccgactggccttccacgcttcaggcttttaatgacatcatgagaattttcaatttgtttcttcggaatttcaattcgagcaggacaTTTgtagcatgtatatatgatttagttaccccttttgtgtctgcaaatgcatctggtatttgatttgctattctttgcaagtgcacaatttgctgtacatctttttcacattgttttgttcttggatccagatgtaacaatgatgatacataccacgtaatttctttttcggtatgtttctgttctccccctaacattgggaagattttctcattaaaatgGCAATCAACAAAActtgctgtgaacacgtcgcctgtctgaggttcaagatattgAATGATTGAtagactatcataaccgatataaattccaatctttctttgaggtcccattttctttcgttgaggtggtgcaataggcactgATAGACTCGTAAtagttagtatttttattttcatatttcccaTTATTCCAACCTCCGATATGTTTAATTGAtacatttttatgtaattttattgCAGGAGGAACTTTTACAGTATTTGAGCAAATTTGAGTTAAAAAAGTGATGTTTATCACATTTGAAGTTTCCAAGATAAATTTTGGAAGAGAATGACCAAACCAGAAGACGTCCTGAACAAGACGTGTGTGGTTATGTTTCAGCTGCCTAAAATtgcaagaagaaaaaaaataatctgattttgtgaagattatgcaagagttgaaagaattaatTATGGTGTCTGATTTAGTGAAAATTCTAGGAGGGAAACTAGATtagataatatatattattttatattttaggaTTTAGGGTTAATTAAGATTAGTGGGCCTTTTTAGCTTAAATAATTTAGCTCCAAAAGCCTACCATCCCATCAAAAGAAGACAGCCACCGCACAAGATTTGAGGAATTAGATTGGAAAAAGGATTTCTCCAACCAATTTCCATCTTCACGTACGCAGCAAGAAGGCGGAAGACTTCCAGATTTTTTCCCACAAAAATAGTTTGCATTTTctttatgtttttttctttattttttatggatatttTAGATCAAACTATGTTAGGCTAATTTTCTTAGTTTGATTCAAGGGATAGtctactattttaattttatcactgtgaggtttttgcactttaatttattattcttgCTTTCCCAAGTATtcgttgatttatgatttaattatatgaatattatacgtcaattaatctgacaatttaatttgatgtatgattttctaatgctaaccatgaattcagtgatccataattgtcatgaacgattgaTACGTGAGTAGCAATAGgttagatgtgttgtgctatcataacatgtgtaatttaaataaatcgacGGAACTAGATCTtccaattgcagctatctcggttgttagattttaggattaactgttttcacgaaactaaaatgctatctttaattaatatggaacgctatcgtgcccagttgattattggtaagttttgactggatgctgggtttggtcaattaatttaggaaaacacaagaattttagcggctatccctattattctaaggttaattgcttggaataacatgaataaatgattggttaaccgatgaacagtgatataattaaatagtagaatccccttgaatcagtattttctcataataatttcttaacttTATTCTCGTCGATTTTTCAATTCTAGATTCAGTATTTTTCTTGCTTGGTAATTTTAgtttatgaaatttaatttagtaattatcaaaacaaacccccttttttatttttattatcagaaGAAATAAATCTAccgttccctgtggattcgaccctactcaccattacactcgtttttatttaaaagagtaGGAAATAATTTGGTggtcaacgacagcacaccCAATTTTGGTGCCGTTGCCGGGGAGCGGTGCAAGGttaatttcttttgattttttttattttttatgcctCGTTCTTCTCATACAGGTGAACTCGAATACAATCTGAAAATCGAGAAGACAACTAAGAGATTGAGAAAAGAAGCAAGATTAAGGTGTGAAAAGcaaccatcatcatcatctcctGATTTGAACgcatcactggactccaacgaTACAGATAGAGAATTTGACATTGATCTCGAGATTGAAAGAAGTGAAAGTGACCAAAAAGAAATGGCAGGACAAGCTCAAAGAACACTCAGGGAGTTAGCTAATCCTAATGTTATTCAACAACCATTATGCATCCAATTCCCTACTACTGACGctacttttgaattaaaatcTGGCTTGATTCATTTATTTCCTACTTTTCGTGGTCTTGCAGGTGAAGATCCCCATAAACATATGAAGGAGTTTCATATTGTTTGCACAGCCATGGAACCGCAAGGGATCACAGAGGAACAAATTTCACTACGATCTTTTCCATTCTCTTTAGCCGACAAGGCTAAAGATTGACTCTACTACTTGCTTTCTGGATCCATAACAACTTGGGACAATATGAAATAACAATTTTTGGAGAAGTTCTTCCCAGCTTGACAAGCAGCAAATATTAGAAAAGACATTTGTGGGATTAGACAGCTGCATGATGAAACTTTGTATGAGTATTGGGAGAGATTCAAGTAGTTGTGTGCCAGTTGTCCACAACACCAGATTCCAGAACAACTACTAgttcaatatttttatgaagGACTTTTGTTTTTTGATAGGAACATAATTGATGCTGCAAGTGGAGGTGCATTGGTAAACAAAACGCCTCAAGAGGCACGAGCTCTAATCTCCAACATGGCTGCCAATGCACAGCAGTTTGGAACTAGGCAAGATATCCCCCCACGTCAAGTTAATGAGGTAAGCACTAACCCTATCAATCAAAAGTTAGATTCTTTGACATCTCTTTTGGAAAAGTTGGTTGTAGGGCAGGTACAACAGGCCTAAGCTTGTGGCACATGTGCGATGGTTGGACATTCGACGGACACGTGCCCTACATTACAGGAAGATCCAACGCAGCAGGTTAATGAAATCGACGGATTTCCTGGACAACCTCAACACCGGTATGATCCGTATTATAATAGCTACAATCCAGGATGGAAAGATCACCCAAATTTCAGCTACATGAATCAAGGAGGTCAACAAGGATAtccacaacaaaattttcaCAAGCATCGATCACCTGCGCAAGCCTCTAACTCAGGTATGTCCCTAGATGAAATTGTGAAGGCCTTAGCTGAGAACACTCAAAAATTTCAACAGGAAACAAGGGCTAGCATTCAGAATTTGAGCACTCAAGTGGGACAGTTGGCGACCGTAATTCACAAGTTGGAAGCACAAAATTCAGGTAGTCTATCTTCTCAGACAGTGGTGAATCCAAGGGAGAATGTGAGTGCAATTACTTTGAGAAATTGTAAAGAATTGGAGGTTCAAGAAATTGGGGTATAAGCATTAGCCAAGCAAAAGGAAGAAAATGAGATAAAAATTgaggataaaataatcaatcaaGATGATGCTCCGAAAGGTAAGTTTTCTCCTCTATTTGAGTATAAACCTATTCCCCCATTCTCTCTTGCATTGAATAGGAAATGTGAAAGTATTAAGGAGTTGAATGACACTTTACGTAGATGCGAGGTAAATATTCCTtcattagatgctattaaaccaGTACCTCGttgtgcaaaatttttaaaagaattgtGTACTACACAGAAGAGAAGTAAGTTGAAGGGTTGTAAAAGAGAAAAGGTAGGAGAACATGTTTCTGCTGTTATTCAAAAAACTATTCCTATCAAATGCAGTGATCCAGGTATGTTTTCTATCCCTTGTACTATTGGTGATACTAGACTTGAAAAGGCTATGTTGGATTTGGGTGCTTCTATCAATGTCATGCCTGATTCtgtttataattatttggaacttAGACCTCTGATTGAAACCGGCATTGTGATTCAATTGGCTGATAGGTCCACTGTTTATCCTAGAGGTGTAATTGAAGATGTTCTTGTGAAAGTTGAAAATTTGGTTTTTCCTGCTGACTTTTATGTGCTTGACATGGAAAATGATGATTTAAACAGTCAAATTTTGCTAGGAAGactatttttgaaaacttcaaaGTCTGTCATAAATGTTAATAGTGGTAACCTTACTATGGAATTTGATGGTGAGATTGCTaagtttaatatttataataccATGAAATATCCTCTTAGTGACAGCACTATTAATACTCTTGATATCGCTCATCacttgtcacaagaaaattcaaaatttgtgAATAAGAATGATTTAGAGGAGCTAATTGAAAGGCATGTTAAAAATTCTAATACTAGATTTTCTCTCTCTGATTCGCAGATATCTAAAATTGAGCGAAGACTCCCTCCAAATCAACCCAAGCATGTACTCATGAAAAAAGGAGGAAATATTCAAGGGATAGAGATTTCCCAGAAATTCAAAGAA harbors:
- the LOC140963759 gene encoding RING-H2 finger protein ATL46-like, which codes for MSWIQSAFGSKVSPIILFIIVVLAVVFFILALLHLLVKFLLKQRSSNLTNYPEISTSGAFQRQLQHLFHLHDSGLDQAYIDLLPVFLYKDIMGLKEHFDCAVCLCEFSEQDKLRLLPSCSHAFHLDCIDTWLLSNSTCPLCRGVILTPGYAFENPMFYCDDSKEIECGSSRYASLVGVPSLLKDKEDDTNAAISEKRVFSVRLGKLKSAISDNRIKESEVGETSNSNLDGRRCFSMGSFQYVVADSELQVALSQREHGAEGSSDVRLVKWRVGHSGNFTAHGDATATGGGKKITCGTKGESFSVSKIWQWSKKSNKFPSSTTTHDSISINM